From a single Streptomyces sp. 1331.2 genomic region:
- a CDS encoding aldehyde dehydrogenase family protein: MSDTTFARLDVLKTYKLYVGGKFPRSESGRVYEVTDSNGEWLANAPLGTRKDTRDAVLAARAAVKGWAGTTAYNRGQVLYRVAEMLQGRREQFAAEVALSEGIGPKKAAALVDAAIDRWVWYAGWTDKVAQIAGGANPVAGPYFNLSSPEPTGVVGIVAPQAGYGHSLLGLVSVIAPAIATGNTVVVAAAADAPLPALSLGEVLATSDVPGGVVNIISGRTTDIAPTLASHQDVNALDLTGAIAADGPGAAQALEASAADTLKRVVRPVLDPFAQDWTNAPGTDRLLSFLETKTVWHPMGI; the protein is encoded by the coding sequence ATGTCTGACACGACCTTCGCGCGTCTTGACGTCCTCAAGACCTACAAGCTGTACGTCGGCGGGAAGTTCCCGCGCTCCGAGAGCGGGCGGGTGTACGAGGTGACGGACTCGAACGGCGAGTGGCTCGCCAACGCCCCGCTGGGCACCCGCAAGGACACCCGGGACGCCGTCCTGGCCGCCCGCGCGGCGGTCAAGGGCTGGGCCGGCACCACCGCGTACAACCGCGGCCAGGTGCTGTACCGGGTCGCCGAGATGCTGCAGGGCCGGCGCGAGCAGTTCGCCGCCGAGGTGGCGCTCTCCGAGGGCATCGGCCCGAAGAAGGCCGCCGCGCTGGTGGACGCCGCGATCGACCGCTGGGTCTGGTACGCAGGCTGGACCGACAAGGTCGCCCAGATCGCGGGCGGCGCCAACCCGGTCGCCGGCCCGTACTTCAACCTGTCGAGCCCGGAGCCGACCGGCGTGGTCGGGATCGTCGCCCCGCAGGCCGGGTACGGGCACTCGCTGCTCGGCCTGGTCTCGGTGATCGCCCCGGCGATCGCCACCGGCAACACGGTCGTGGTCGCGGCCGCCGCGGACGCCCCGCTGCCCGCGCTGTCGCTGGGCGAGGTGCTCGCCACCTCGGACGTCCCGGGCGGCGTGGTCAACATCATCTCGGGCCGGACCACGGACATCGCCCCCACCCTGGCCTCGCACCAGGACGTCAACGCGCTGGACCTCACCGGGGCCATCGCCGCCGACGGCCCCGGCGCGGCGCAGGCCCTGGAGGCGTCCGCCGCCGATACCCTCAAGCGGGTAGTCCGTCCGGTGCTGGACCCGTTCGCCCAGGACTGGACCAATGCGCCCGGTACGGACCGGCTACTCTCGTTCCTGGAGACCAAGACGGTCTGGCACCCGATGGGTATCTGA